One segment of Streptomyces sp. XD-27 DNA contains the following:
- a CDS encoding non-ribosomal peptide synthetase yields MEATLVVNGDGADEVGGAAAREYWRDAVRAGGFTPMPGWAAEPGDSGTGEIWTELDGVEGGEGDGIGGTADVTAPLLLAAHAKVVAALTGDRETITGFQPAGGSALMARVTVDDGSWHELTETAAATLRAIRGFAAHAPHTPLPLFEALAAERAADLPVELPRGVVLGVAVDGARLLVRHRADVLDATAARRVAGYYATALRRAVTEPDAPHHARHLLGEEELRFQWERLAGPERPLPDRRFHELFEEQARLRPDAVAVVHGTRSLTYGELNRQANRVAWQLRHEGLWNEDVVAVVTERDLDWAAAVIGVFKAGGAYLPVEPHFPASRVEAMLRRSGCRLVLTAGEVSPTLTEAVAAIGDRGDAPAVLRIDELPDRLADHDPRFPVAADALAYIYFTSGSTGEPKGAMCEHAGFVNHLLAKIEDLEITADTTVAQTAPQCFDISLWQLVSALAVGGRTHIIEQEAVLEIGRFTDILRSGRIHVVQLVPSYLEVLLTYLEGRTGPLPDLRMVSATGEALKKELVERWFAAFPQVPLTNAYGLTETSDDTNHEVMRKPPEGPSVPLGRPVRNVRVQVVDERLRPVPAGAPGEIVFHGVCVGRGYVNDEERTRAAFLPDPAAPGHRVYRSGDFGRWAPDGRLEFHGRRDAQMKIRGFRIEIGEIEDRMMRADGVRDAAVVAVGSGDERFLVGHYTTADGGETAGLRDHLAAALPSYMVPARLVRVDAMPLTANGKIDKKELARRAAGPDAAAPGTPAAGPELPATDTERRLAELWSAVLKVPAHRIARDAHFFELGGTSLTAVRLAIGLDRLVTVAELAARPVLADLAELVDARAAEPSRRAGGALPAAV; encoded by the coding sequence ATGGAGGCGACACTCGTGGTGAACGGGGACGGGGCGGACGAGGTCGGCGGCGCGGCCGCCCGGGAGTACTGGCGCGATGCCGTCCGCGCCGGGGGATTCACGCCTATGCCGGGCTGGGCCGCCGAGCCCGGGGACTCCGGCACGGGCGAGATCTGGACGGAGCTGGACGGCGTCGAAGGCGGCGAGGGCGACGGCATCGGCGGGACCGCGGACGTCACCGCGCCGCTGCTGCTCGCCGCCCACGCCAAGGTCGTCGCCGCGCTCACCGGCGACCGGGAGACCATCACCGGATTCCAGCCCGCGGGCGGCAGCGCCCTGATGGCCCGGGTGACGGTCGACGACGGCAGCTGGCACGAGCTCACCGAGACCGCCGCCGCCACCCTGCGCGCGATCCGCGGCTTCGCCGCACACGCCCCGCACACCCCGCTGCCGCTGTTCGAGGCGCTCGCCGCGGAGCGGGCGGCCGACCTGCCGGTCGAGCTGCCCCGCGGCGTCGTGCTCGGGGTGGCCGTCGACGGGGCACGGCTGCTCGTCCGGCACCGCGCCGACGTCCTCGACGCCACGGCGGCCCGGCGCGTCGCCGGGTACTACGCGACAGCGCTGCGGCGGGCCGTCACCGAGCCGGACGCCCCGCACCACGCGCGACACCTGCTCGGCGAGGAGGAGCTCCGCTTCCAGTGGGAGCGGCTCGCCGGCCCCGAACGGCCGCTGCCCGACCGGCGCTTCCACGAGCTGTTCGAGGAGCAGGCCCGGCTGCGCCCCGACGCCGTCGCGGTGGTGCACGGCACGCGCTCACTGACGTACGGCGAACTCAACCGGCAGGCCAACCGCGTCGCCTGGCAGCTGCGCCACGAGGGGCTGTGGAACGAGGACGTGGTCGCGGTCGTCACCGAGCGCGACCTGGACTGGGCGGCTGCCGTGATCGGCGTGTTCAAGGCGGGCGGAGCCTATCTGCCCGTCGAACCCCACTTCCCCGCCTCCCGCGTCGAGGCCATGCTGCGGCGCAGCGGCTGCCGGCTCGTCCTGACCGCGGGAGAGGTCTCCCCGACGCTCACCGAGGCCGTCGCGGCGATCGGCGACCGCGGCGACGCCCCCGCCGTCCTGCGGATCGACGAGCTGCCCGACCGACTCGCCGACCACGACCCGCGGTTCCCGGTCGCCGCCGACGCGCTCGCCTACATCTACTTCACCTCCGGCTCCACCGGCGAGCCCAAGGGCGCGATGTGCGAGCACGCCGGATTCGTCAACCACCTCCTCGCCAAGATCGAGGACCTGGAGATCACCGCGGACACCACGGTCGCGCAGACCGCACCCCAGTGCTTCGACATCTCCCTGTGGCAGCTGGTGTCGGCGCTCGCCGTCGGCGGACGCACCCACATCATCGAGCAGGAGGCCGTCCTGGAGATCGGCCGGTTCACCGACATCCTGCGGTCCGGGCGCATTCACGTGGTCCAGCTCGTGCCCTCCTACCTGGAGGTCCTGCTCACCTACCTGGAGGGGCGGACCGGCCCGCTGCCGGACCTGCGGATGGTCTCGGCGACCGGCGAGGCGCTCAAGAAGGAGCTCGTCGAGCGGTGGTTCGCGGCGTTCCCGCAGGTGCCCCTGACCAACGCCTACGGCCTCACCGAGACCAGCGACGACACCAACCACGAGGTGATGCGCAAGCCACCCGAGGGACCGTCGGTGCCGCTCGGCCGGCCCGTGCGCAACGTCCGCGTCCAGGTGGTCGACGAGCGGCTGCGACCGGTGCCCGCCGGCGCCCCCGGCGAGATCGTCTTCCACGGCGTCTGCGTGGGCCGCGGCTACGTCAACGACGAGGAGCGCACCCGGGCCGCCTTCCTGCCGGACCCGGCCGCGCCGGGCCACCGCGTCTACCGCTCGGGCGACTTCGGGCGATGGGCGCCGGACGGGCGCCTGGAGTTCCACGGCCGCCGGGACGCCCAGATGAAGATCCGGGGCTTCCGCATCGAGATCGGCGAGATCGAGGACCGCATGATGCGGGCGGACGGCGTGCGCGACGCGGCGGTGGTCGCCGTCGGCAGCGGCGACGAGCGCTTCCTCGTCGGCCACTACACCACGGCCGACGGGGGCGAGACGGCCGGGCTGCGCGACCACCTCGCCGCCGCGCTGCCGTCGTACATGGTGCCCGCGCGCCTGGTCCGCGTGGACGCGATGCCGCTCACGGCCAACGGGAAGATCGACAAGAAGGAGCTGGCCCGCCGGGCCGCCGGACCGGACGCCGCCGCGCCGGGCACCCCCGCCGCCGGGCCCGAGCTGCCCGCGACGGACACCGAGCGCCGCCTGGCCGAGCTGTGGAGCGCGGTACTGAAGGTGCCGGCCCACCGCATCGCCCGCGACGCGCACTTCTTCGAACTCGGCGGCACCTCCCTGACCGCGGTACGGCTCGCCATCGGCCTCGACCGGCTCGTCACCGTCGCCGAACTGGCCGCCCGACCCGTCCTCGCCGACCTCGCGGAGCTGGTCGACGCGCGCGCCGCCGAGCCGTCCCGACGCGCCGGCGGTGCCCTGCCGGCCGCGGTCTGA
- a CDS encoding thioesterase domain-containing protein, with amino-acid sequence MGGLSWCYSGLLRTLDPEQPVYGIQSAGLDGTRPAARSLPEMIDGIIEQMRTVQPHGPYRLLGWSLGGTLAHLVAAELQQRGEEVDRVVLLDAFPVEEHRRHEMDVAQVLHDLCQAYAKLHGDDPDDVPDEPAAVRARIVGYMGRSESELRHLDDGQRAAVLDVLVNNVCLISPAEPPLFKGDLLLVAATENVRAWADQSAWEPYLTGVIDRVEVAATHEGLAAPAPAAETGRILSTRL; translated from the coding sequence GTGGGCGGGCTCAGCTGGTGCTACTCGGGGCTGCTGCGCACCCTCGACCCCGAACAGCCCGTGTACGGAATCCAGTCCGCGGGCCTCGACGGCACCCGGCCCGCCGCCCGCTCGCTGCCGGAGATGATCGACGGCATCATCGAGCAGATGCGCACCGTCCAGCCCCACGGCCCCTACCGGCTGCTCGGCTGGTCCCTCGGCGGCACGCTCGCGCACCTGGTCGCCGCCGAGCTCCAGCAGCGCGGCGAGGAGGTCGACCGGGTGGTGCTCCTGGACGCCTTCCCGGTCGAGGAGCACCGGCGGCACGAGATGGACGTGGCGCAGGTGCTGCACGACCTGTGCCAGGCGTACGCCAAGCTGCACGGCGACGACCCGGACGACGTGCCGGACGAGCCCGCCGCGGTGCGCGCCCGCATCGTGGGCTACATGGGGCGCAGCGAAAGCGAGCTGCGGCACCTCGACGACGGGCAGCGGGCCGCGGTCCTGGACGTCCTGGTGAACAACGTGTGCCTGATCTCGCCCGCCGAACCGCCGCTCTTCAAGGGCGACCTGCTCCTGGTGGCGGCCACGGAGAACGTCCGCGCATGGGCGGACCAGAGCGCCTGGGAGCCGTATCTGACCGGTGTCATCGACCGTGTCGAGGTCGCCGCGACCCACGAAGGCCTCGCCGCCCCGGCCCCCGCCGCCGAAACAGGCCGCATCCTCTCCACGCGTCTGTAG
- a CDS encoding condensation domain-containing protein produces the protein MKTSGLEDVLPLSPLQEGLLFHALAEEPETDSAGADIYTTQLVLDLTGPLDAPRLRAAAAALLRRHANLRAGFRQRANGQPIQVVHREVPLPWQETDLTRLPAGERDDVLRAILADERAHRFDLAAPPALRFRLVRREERLHSLVLTNHHILWDGWSAPVLQRELLTLYAGHGDPAALPPVSPYRTYLAWLARQDRAASEEAWRRALDGLAEPTLVAPGPERKPVQPEYRTVELPEELTARLVAGARADGLTLNTLLQGVWAMVLRELTGRTDVVFGSVVSGRPPEISGIETMVGLFINTVPVRVRLDPDLPLTEALGRLQDEQALLLDHQQLRLGDVQRIAGAGDLFDTVLTVENYPGGEAAPPSYDGIRVAQVSGQDAAHYPLRLIAGLVGGRLLVRLEYRPDLYEPAAAEAVLDHVVRLVEAVADRSGLTVSQLPRLSDDARALLPGRAAPAPRTHPPTPRPRRGGPAGQRAPPRSRRSCAACSPRSSGTGTSPPTTTSSTGAGIRSPR, from the coding sequence ATGAAGACATCGGGCCTCGAGGACGTCCTGCCGCTCTCGCCGCTGCAGGAGGGCCTCCTCTTCCACGCCCTGGCCGAGGAGCCGGAGACCGACTCCGCCGGCGCCGACATCTACACCACCCAGCTGGTCCTCGACCTGACGGGACCGCTGGACGCGCCACGCCTGCGCGCCGCCGCCGCGGCCCTGCTGCGCCGCCACGCCAACCTGCGGGCCGGCTTCCGCCAGCGGGCCAACGGCCAGCCGATCCAGGTGGTGCACCGGGAGGTCCCGCTGCCCTGGCAGGAGACCGACCTCACCCGCCTCCCGGCCGGCGAGCGCGACGACGTCCTGCGGGCGATCCTCGCCGACGAGCGGGCGCACCGCTTCGACCTGGCGGCCCCGCCGGCGCTGCGCTTCCGGCTCGTCCGCCGCGAGGAGCGGCTCCACTCCCTCGTCCTGACCAACCACCACATCCTGTGGGACGGCTGGTCGGCGCCGGTACTCCAGCGCGAGCTGCTCACCCTGTACGCCGGCCACGGCGACCCGGCCGCGCTGCCGCCCGTCAGCCCCTACCGCACCTACCTCGCCTGGCTCGCCCGCCAGGACCGCGCCGCCTCCGAGGAGGCATGGCGGCGGGCGCTCGACGGACTCGCCGAGCCGACCCTCGTCGCCCCCGGCCCGGAGCGGAAGCCGGTCCAGCCGGAGTACCGCACCGTCGAGCTGCCCGAGGAGCTCACCGCCCGGCTCGTCGCCGGCGCGCGGGCCGACGGGCTGACCCTGAACACCCTCCTGCAGGGCGTATGGGCCATGGTGCTCCGCGAGCTGACGGGACGTACGGACGTGGTGTTCGGGTCGGTGGTGTCCGGGCGGCCGCCGGAGATCTCCGGCATCGAGACCATGGTGGGACTGTTCATCAACACCGTCCCGGTCCGCGTCCGGCTCGACCCCGACCTCCCGCTCACCGAGGCACTCGGCCGGCTCCAGGACGAGCAGGCGCTGCTCCTGGACCACCAGCAGCTGCGCCTCGGCGACGTGCAGCGCATCGCCGGCGCCGGGGACCTGTTCGACACCGTGCTGACCGTCGAGAACTACCCGGGTGGCGAGGCCGCCCCGCCGTCCTACGACGGAATACGGGTCGCGCAGGTGTCCGGCCAGGACGCCGCGCACTACCCGCTGCGGCTGATCGCCGGCCTGGTGGGCGGACGGCTCCTGGTGCGACTGGAGTACCGGCCCGACCTCTACGAGCCGGCCGCGGCCGAGGCCGTGCTCGACCACGTGGTGCGGCTCGTCGAGGCCGTCGCCGACCGGTCCGGGCTCACCGTCTCCCAACTGCCCCGGCTCTCCGACGACGCACGGGCACTGCTGCCCGGCCGCGCCGCGCCCGCCCCGAGGACACACCCGCCGACGCCCCGGCCGCGCCGCGGCGGGCCGGCGGGGCAGCGGGCCCCACCCCGCAGCAGGAGATCCTGTGCGGCCTGTTCGCCGAGGTCCTCGGGCACCGGGACTTCGCCGCCGACGACAACTTCTTCGACCGGGGCGGGCATTCGCTCTCCGCGCTGA
- a CDS encoding amino acid adenylation domain-containing protein, translating into MELFEERVRCVPDAVAVEFGELALSYGEVNARANRLARYLVGVGVGPERRVAVALPRSVDWLVAVLAVMKAGGAYVPVDPDYPRDRIGYMLADAEPVCTLATAETAGVLPEGVTPILVEGLELGGFDAADLADAERVAPLLVGSPAYVIYTSGSTGRPKGVVVTHAGIAGLATGQIERFGVAADSRVLQFASPSFDAAVSEACMALLSGARLVLAPAEELLPGEPLAGVLARHGVTHATLPPAALAVLPDGALPDGMTLVVAGEACPPAMVGKWSRGRRMINAYGPTETTVCATMSAPLSGAVTPPIGTPIVNARVWVLDDRLRPVPVGVPGELYVTGPGLARGYLGRAALTAGRFVASPYGPPGARMYRTGDVVRWRADGQLEFVGRADHQVKVRGFRIELGEIESVLAALPGVAQAVAVVREDRPGDKRIVAYVVGEAAVDALRAAAVERLPEYMVPSAFVRLDTLPLTPNGKLDHKALPAPEYGPAGPGRAPRTAQEEILCGLFAEVLGLEHVDPDVDFFQLGGDSILAIQLVSRARRAGLVFSARDVFGHQSAAKLATVAQAAPQAGADTAADDGVGEVVATPIMHWLHELGGAWTGFNQSMTVQVPAGADGQRLAEVLQALLDRHDALRLRAGRDGGGWRLDVREAGEVSAADLLRRVDAGAFDGRSGATEHDRQVDAHGPDGPDLADLMAAEGEAARLLLDPERGAVIRFVWFDRGADRPGLLLILAHHLVVDGVSWRILLADLAAAWRGEELAPVPVSFRRWARTLAGTAAGRRGELPLWQDVMATPDPLLGTRPLDPARDTAVTARSVSLTLPAEVTGPLLTTVPAAVHGGVNDVLLTGLGIAVRDHRRARGVDAPALLVDLEGHGREEIAEGVDLSRTVGWFTSLYPVRVEPGDAPPAGALKRVKEQLHALPDHGIGHGMLRHLDADAAAALSGRPAPQIGFNYLGRFPAAAPAGGAGDTAGAGDWAPVSGLPSPSPRDPDMPVAHALEINAVTRDLPGGPELTATWTWPHELFDEAEVRALATGWFDALRALADSARDPDAGGFTPSDLALVSLSQDEIDDLEAELRDIA; encoded by the coding sequence GTGGAGTTGTTCGAGGAGCGGGTGCGGTGTGTGCCGGACGCGGTGGCGGTGGAGTTCGGTGAGCTGGCGCTGTCGTATGGGGAGGTGAACGCGCGGGCGAACCGGCTCGCCCGGTATCTGGTGGGCGTCGGGGTCGGTCCCGAGCGGCGGGTGGCGGTGGCGTTGCCGCGGTCGGTGGATTGGCTGGTGGCGGTGCTGGCGGTGATGAAGGCGGGTGGTGCGTATGTGCCGGTGGATCCGGACTATCCGCGGGACCGGATCGGGTACATGCTGGCGGACGCGGAACCCGTCTGCACGCTGGCGACGGCGGAGACCGCCGGGGTGCTGCCGGAGGGCGTGACCCCGATCCTGGTGGAGGGCCTGGAGCTTGGCGGGTTCGACGCGGCGGATCTGGCGGATGCCGAGCGTGTCGCGCCGCTGCTGGTGGGCTCTCCGGCGTACGTGATCTACACCTCCGGATCGACCGGGCGCCCCAAGGGCGTCGTCGTCACCCACGCCGGCATCGCCGGCCTGGCCACCGGTCAGATCGAACGTTTCGGGGTCGCGGCCGACAGCCGGGTGCTCCAGTTCGCCTCGCCCAGCTTCGACGCGGCGGTCTCCGAGGCCTGCATGGCCCTGCTCTCGGGGGCGCGGCTGGTGCTGGCGCCGGCGGAGGAGCTGCTGCCGGGCGAGCCGCTGGCCGGGGTGCTCGCCCGGCACGGGGTCACGCACGCGACGCTGCCCCCGGCGGCCCTCGCGGTGCTCCCGGACGGTGCGCTGCCCGACGGCATGACGCTGGTCGTGGCGGGCGAGGCGTGCCCGCCGGCGATGGTGGGCAAGTGGTCCCGGGGCCGTCGCATGATCAACGCGTACGGCCCGACCGAGACCACCGTCTGCGCCACCATGAGCGCCCCGCTGTCCGGCGCCGTCACCCCGCCCATCGGCACCCCGATCGTCAACGCCCGTGTCTGGGTCCTCGACGATCGGCTGCGGCCGGTGCCGGTCGGGGTGCCGGGTGAGCTGTACGTGACGGGCCCCGGGCTGGCGCGCGGGTATCTGGGGCGTGCGGCGCTGACGGCGGGCCGGTTCGTGGCCAGTCCGTACGGGCCGCCGGGGGCGCGGATGTATCGCACGGGCGACGTGGTGCGGTGGCGCGCCGACGGTCAGTTGGAGTTCGTCGGCCGGGCCGACCACCAGGTGAAGGTGCGGGGTTTCCGTATCGAGCTGGGGGAGATCGAGTCGGTGCTCGCGGCGCTGCCAGGAGTGGCGCAGGCGGTGGCCGTGGTGCGCGAGGACCGGCCCGGCGACAAGCGGATCGTGGCCTACGTGGTCGGCGAGGCGGCGGTGGATGCGTTGCGGGCGGCGGCGGTGGAGCGGCTGCCGGAGTACATGGTGCCGTCCGCCTTCGTACGGCTCGACACGCTGCCGTTGACGCCCAACGGGAAGTTGGACCACAAGGCGCTGCCCGCCCCGGAGTACGGGCCTGCGGGCCCCGGCCGGGCCCCGCGCACCGCGCAGGAGGAGATCCTGTGCGGTCTCTTCGCCGAGGTCCTCGGCCTCGAACACGTCGACCCCGACGTCGACTTCTTCCAGCTCGGCGGGGACAGCATCCTCGCCATCCAGCTGGTCAGCCGCGCCCGCCGCGCGGGCCTGGTGTTCTCCGCCCGCGACGTGTTCGGGCACCAGTCGGCCGCCAAGCTGGCCACGGTCGCCCAGGCCGCGCCCCAGGCCGGTGCCGACACCGCCGCGGACGACGGCGTCGGCGAGGTCGTCGCCACGCCGATCATGCACTGGCTGCATGAGCTCGGCGGCGCCTGGACCGGGTTCAACCAGTCGATGACCGTCCAGGTGCCCGCGGGCGCCGACGGGCAGCGGCTCGCCGAGGTCCTCCAGGCCCTGCTCGACCGGCACGACGCCCTGCGTCTGCGGGCCGGGCGGGACGGCGGCGGCTGGCGCCTCGACGTGCGGGAGGCCGGCGAGGTAAGCGCGGCGGACCTGCTGCGCCGCGTCGACGCCGGCGCGTTCGACGGCCGGTCCGGCGCCACCGAACACGACCGCCAGGTCGACGCGCACGGGCCCGACGGCCCGGACCTGGCCGACCTGATGGCGGCCGAAGGAGAGGCCGCCCGGCTGCTGCTCGACCCCGAGCGGGGCGCGGTGATCCGCTTCGTCTGGTTCGACCGGGGCGCGGACCGCCCCGGCCTGCTGCTGATCCTCGCCCACCACCTGGTGGTGGACGGAGTGTCCTGGCGGATCCTGCTGGCCGACCTGGCGGCGGCCTGGCGCGGCGAGGAACTCGCCCCGGTGCCGGTCTCCTTCCGGCGCTGGGCCCGGACGCTGGCTGGCACGGCCGCCGGGCGGCGCGGTGAACTCCCACTCTGGCAGGACGTCATGGCCACCCCGGACCCGCTGCTCGGCACCCGGCCCCTCGACCCGGCACGGGACACCGCGGTCACCGCCCGCTCGGTCTCCCTGACCCTGCCCGCCGAGGTCACCGGCCCGCTGCTCACCACCGTCCCGGCGGCCGTGCACGGCGGGGTGAACGACGTCCTGCTCACCGGCCTCGGTATCGCCGTACGCGACCACCGCCGGGCGCGGGGCGTGGACGCGCCGGCGCTCCTGGTGGACCTGGAGGGGCACGGCCGCGAGGAGATCGCGGAAGGCGTCGACCTCTCCCGCACCGTCGGCTGGTTCACGTCGCTCTACCCGGTGCGGGTCGAACCGGGCGACGCACCCCCCGCCGGCGCGCTGAAGCGGGTCAAGGAGCAACTGCACGCCCTGCCCGACCACGGCATCGGCCACGGCATGCTCCGCCACCTCGACGCGGACGCGGCGGCCGCCCTGTCCGGACGGCCCGCACCGCAGATCGGCTTCAACTACCTGGGCCGGTTCCCCGCGGCCGCGCCCGCCGGCGGGGCCGGGGACACCGCCGGGGCCGGGGACTGGGCACCCGTGTCCGGGCTGCCCTCGCCGTCCCCCCGCGACCCGGACATGCCGGTCGCCCACGCACTGGAGATCAACGCCGTCACCCGGGACCTGCCCGGCGGGCCCGAACTGACGGCCACCTGGACCTGGCCGCACGAGCTGTTCGACGAGGCCGAGGTGCGCGCCCTGGCCACTGGCTGGTTCGACGCCCTGCGCGCTCTCGCCGACAGCGCGCGGGACCCCGACGCGGGTGGATTCACCCCGTCCGACCTGGCCCTGGTGAGCCTGAGCCAGGACGAAATCGACGACCTGGAAGCAGAATTGAGGGACATCGCATGA
- a CDS encoding condensation domain-containing protein, whose translation MAGPGLARGYLGRAALTAGRFVASPYGPPGTRMYRTGDVVRWRADGQLEFVGRADHQVKVRGFRIELGEIESVLAALPGVAQAVAVVREDRPGDKRIVAYVVGDAESDALRAGSVERLPEYMVPSAFVRLEALPLTPNGKLDHKALPAPEYGTAGPGRAPRTAQEEILCGLFAEVLGLEHVDPEADFFQLGGHSLLATRLISRIRSTFGVELMVRALFEAPSAASLARRLDGADRARSAPTARPRPEEVPLSFAQRRLWVLDQVEGGGVTYNVPLALRLDGPLDAEAMSAAVVDVVARHESLRTVFPAVDGVPRQDIRPADQAVPALDVVETAPDGLDATLDEAARHAFALGSELPFRATLFRAGAERHVLLLVLHHIVADGWSAGPLLRDLSQAYAARAEGRAPQWDELRVQYADYALWQRESLGSEDSRDSVISQQLAYWKDQLAGVPELVELPLDRPRPAVATHTGEDIDFLIPAGVHSSLSALAAEAGSTMFMVLHAALAALLTRHGAGTDVPVGTVVAGRSDEALEDLVGFFVNTLVLRTDTSGDPTFRELLERVREVDLAAFAHQDVPFERLVEVVNPVRSLAHHPLFQVMLTLQSQEPATLRLPGLRTEVSGLDVGAAKFDLAFSLSEQRGESGDLAGISGSVVYATDVFDRGSVEVLVGRLVRLLESVAGDPGRPVGEWDVLAPGSGRGCWRSGTTPAVRFRPGRWWSCSRSGCGVCRTRWRWSSVSWRCRMGR comes from the coding sequence GTGGCGGGTCCCGGGTTGGCGCGCGGGTATCTGGGGCGTGCGGCGCTGACGGCGGGCCGGTTCGTGGCCAGTCCGTACGGGCCGCCGGGGACGCGGATGTACCGCACGGGCGACGTCGTGCGGTGGCGAGCCGACGGCCAGTTGGAGTTCGTCGGCCGGGCCGATCACCAGGTGAAGGTACGCGGATTCCGCATCGAGCTGGGTGAGATCGAGTCGGTGCTCGCGGCGCTGCCAGGAGTGGCGCAGGCGGTGGCCGTGGTGCGGGAGGACCGGCCTGGTGACAAGCGGATCGTGGCCTACGTGGTCGGCGACGCCGAGTCGGACGCGTTGCGTGCCGGGTCGGTGGAGCGGCTGCCGGAGTACATGGTGCCGTCCGCCTTCGTACGGCTCGAGGCGCTGCCGTTGACGCCCAACGGGAAGTTGGACCACAAGGCGCTGCCTGCCCCGGAGTACGGGACTGCGGGCCCCGGCCGGGCCCCGCGCACCGCGCAGGAGGAGATCCTGTGCGGTCTCTTCGCCGAGGTCCTCGGCCTCGAACACGTCGACCCGGAGGCCGACTTCTTCCAGCTCGGCGGCCATTCGCTGCTCGCCACCCGCCTGATCAGCCGCATCCGCTCGACCTTCGGTGTGGAACTGATGGTCCGCGCCCTCTTCGAGGCGCCCTCGGCGGCGTCGCTGGCCCGGCGCCTGGACGGCGCCGACCGCGCCCGCTCGGCACCCACGGCGCGGCCGCGGCCGGAGGAGGTACCACTGTCCTTCGCGCAGCGGCGGCTGTGGGTGCTCGACCAGGTCGAGGGCGGCGGAGTGACGTACAACGTGCCGCTGGCGCTGCGTCTCGACGGGCCTCTGGACGCCGAGGCGATGAGCGCGGCAGTCGTCGACGTGGTGGCGCGGCACGAGAGCCTGCGGACGGTCTTCCCGGCCGTCGACGGGGTGCCCCGGCAGGACATCCGGCCCGCGGACCAGGCGGTTCCCGCGCTCGACGTCGTCGAGACCGCACCGGACGGCCTGGACGCGACCCTGGACGAGGCAGCCCGCCACGCTTTCGCGCTGGGCTCCGAGCTGCCCTTCCGGGCGACCCTGTTCCGGGCGGGCGCCGAACGGCACGTACTGCTGCTGGTCCTGCACCACATCGTGGCGGACGGCTGGTCGGCGGGTCCGCTGCTGCGGGACCTGTCGCAGGCCTATGCGGCCCGTGCCGAGGGCCGGGCCCCGCAGTGGGACGAGCTGCGCGTCCAGTACGCGGACTACGCGCTGTGGCAGCGGGAGAGCCTCGGCTCGGAAGACAGCCGCGACAGCGTGATCTCGCAACAGCTGGCCTACTGGAAGGACCAGCTGGCGGGTGTGCCGGAGCTGGTCGAGTTGCCGCTGGACCGGCCGCGTCCGGCTGTCGCCACCCACACCGGTGAGGACATCGATTTCTTGATCCCTGCCGGTGTGCATTCGTCGCTTTCGGCGCTTGCGGCGGAGGCGGGGTCGACGATGTTCATGGTGTTGCACGCGGCGTTGGCGGCGTTGTTGACGCGGCATGGTGCGGGGACGGATGTGCCGGTGGGGACGGTGGTCGCCGGGCGTTCGGATGAGGCTTTGGAGGATCTGGTCGGGTTCTTCGTGAACACGCTGGTGCTGCGTACGGACACCTCGGGCGATCCGACCTTCCGTGAACTCCTTGAACGTGTCCGGGAGGTGGACCTGGCGGCGTTCGCGCATCAGGATGTGCCGTTCGAGCGTCTGGTGGAGGTCGTCAACCCGGTCCGGTCCCTCGCCCACCACCCGCTGTTCCAGGTCATGCTCACCCTCCAGTCGCAGGAACCCGCCACCCTTCGGCTGCCCGGGTTGCGCACCGAGGTGTCCGGGCTCGACGTCGGGGCCGCCAAGTTCGACCTCGCGTTCAGCCTCAGCGAACAGCGGGGCGAGTCGGGTGACCTCGCCGGCATCAGCGGCAGCGTCGTGTACGCCACGGATGTGTTCGACCGGGGTTCGGTCGAGGTGTTGGTGGGGCGTTTGGTGCGGTTGCTGGAGTCGGTGGCGGGTGATCCCGGGCGTCCGGTGGGTGAGTGGGATGTGCTGGCTCCGGGGAGCGGGCGCGGCTGCTGGAGGAGTGGAACGACACCGGCTGTGAGGTTCCGGCCGGGTCGCTGGTGGAGTTGTTCGAGGAGCGGGTGCGGTGTGTGCCGGACGCGGTGGCGGTGGAGTTCGGTGAGCTGGCGCTGTCGTATGGGGAGGTGA